From the genome of Pseudomonadota bacterium, one region includes:
- a CDS encoding GTP-binding protein, producing MTISMRPRCAIRCSASATRGAGHGDPNVGPTVEEPMTGRRDSPVRLHLVGGFLGSGKTTLLRRLLREGLYGEKVVVLVNEFGDVGIDGPLLRKAGSDVVELSNGCVCCQIGKDMLASVFEMIRAYDPARVVIELTGVAEPGRVLSSLSYSSELMEKARLEPTICVIDCHAFPHLTREMEYFFYCQAQAADIILLNKADLVEREAVSKVEAAVRDYSPRAFFFTTRHCEIDLAVLFDREAAPERPPATVPAPGCGHDHEGPCTHDDVVGESAPVGEERPAAPIFDTFVWRDTDLVFDRARLEAWTESLPLHLFRVKGTVRLAEGTFFLNWVRGSLGWEPAAEDDPNPTTLVFIGQEIAPAAFDEGLRACRKQRARGLRLTPATTLQSTDRDQ from the coding sequence ATGACCATCTCGATGAGACCACGCTGCGCCATCAGGTGCAGCGCATCCGCGACGAGGGGAGCAGGCCACGGTGACCCGAACGTGGGCCCGACGGTCGAAGAACCGATGACAGGCAGACGCGACAGCCCGGTACGGCTTCATCTTGTGGGGGGCTTCCTCGGTTCCGGAAAGACCACCCTGCTGCGGCGCCTGCTGCGTGAAGGGCTCTACGGCGAGAAGGTGGTCGTTCTCGTCAACGAGTTCGGCGACGTGGGCATAGACGGCCCGCTGCTGCGCAAGGCGGGCAGCGACGTGGTCGAGCTGTCGAACGGCTGCGTCTGCTGCCAGATCGGCAAGGACATGCTCGCATCGGTGTTCGAGATGATCCGCGCCTACGATCCGGCGCGCGTCGTCATCGAGCTGACAGGGGTCGCCGAGCCTGGGCGCGTGCTCTCGTCGCTGTCGTACTCGTCCGAGCTGATGGAGAAGGCGAGGCTCGAGCCCACCATCTGCGTCATCGACTGTCATGCCTTCCCGCACCTGACCCGCGAGATGGAGTACTTCTTCTACTGCCAGGCGCAGGCTGCCGACATCATCCTGCTGAACAAGGCCGACCTCGTCGAGCGCGAGGCCGTCTCGAAGGTCGAGGCCGCGGTGCGCGACTACAGCCCCCGCGCCTTCTTCTTCACCACGCGGCACTGCGAGATCGATCTGGCCGTGCTCTTCGACAGGGAGGCCGCGCCGGAGCGACCGCCCGCGACCGTTCCCGCTCCAGGGTGCGGACACGACCACGAAGGCCCCTGCACCCACGACGACGTCGTGGGCGAGAGCGCACCGGTCGGCGAGGAACGCCCCGCTGCCCCCATCTTCGACACCTTCGTCTGGCGCGATACCGACCTGGTGTTCGACCGCGCCCGTCTCGAGGCCTGGACCGAGAGCCTTCCCCTCCACCTGTTCCGGGTCAAGGGGACCGTGCGCCTGGCGGAAGGCACATTCTTCCTCAACTGGGTGAGAGGGAGCCTCGGCTGGGAGCCAGCCGCAGAAGACGACCCGAATCCGACGACCCTGGTCTTCATCGGTCAGGAGATCGCGCCCGCCGCGTTCGACGAAGGCCTGCGGGCATGCAGGAAGCAGCGCGCAAGAGGCCTGCGGCTCACTCCCGCGACCACTCTGCAGAGCACCGACCGCGATCAATGA